Proteins encoded together in one Planctomycetota bacterium window:
- a CDS encoding winged helix-turn-helix domain-containing protein has protein sequence MAIFGKARRAVLAMLYGRPEQSFYLREIARAAGVGLGAVQRELARLTRAGILTRTVSGRQVYFRANPECPIYGELRDMMWKTAGLADVLREALSPLADRIVAAFVYGALAEGDAAPEREAKVMVIGEVGAGEVAAALAGADSRIGRAIKPIVMRPNDFRQKAKAGHPLITAIIAGPKIHLLGE, from the coding sequence ATGGCCATCTTTGGCAAAGCCAGACGTGCTGTACTGGCAATGCTTTACGGACGGCCAGAGCAGTCGTTCTACCTCCGAGAGATCGCCCGCGCGGCAGGTGTGGGCCTGGGTGCGGTGCAGCGCGAGTTGGCGCGCCTCACGAGGGCGGGGATTCTGACGCGGACCGTGAGCGGCAGGCAAGTGTACTTCCGGGCCAACCCTGAATGTCCAATCTACGGGGAGCTGCGGGACATGATGTGGAAGACAGCGGGCCTTGCGGACGTGCTCCGGGAGGCGCTGTCGCCACTGGCGGACCGGATTGTGGCAGCGTTTGTCTATGGAGCCTTGGCGGAGGGGGACGCGGCTCCGGAGCGCGAGGCCAAGGTGATGGTGATCGGGGAGGTGGGCGCTGGTGAGGTGGCGGCGGCGCTCGCGGGGGCAGACAGCAGGATCGGCCGGGCCATAAAGCCTATCGTTATGCGCCCCAATGACTTCCGTCAGAAGGCGAAGGCGGGCCACCCGCTGATCACGGCCATCATCGCCGGGCCGAAGATTCACCTCCTTGGTGAGTGA
- a CDS encoding prolyl oligopeptidase family serine peptidase, with product MRLPAEGQPRRDCWLYVPKTYDRAKPYPLVVVLHPAGLHGSRFVSAWGLVAERTGAFLVAGPECKDQKKRLWDMADEKDLLATIRKVMATFHVDPSRVLLTGFSQGGTYSYTFGLRSPELFRAIAPVSGALVARPGPEADAILLKARGMGIYIAHGATDDRIPAERARASRARLEQAGFTVTYREVPQLGHFFPDGEPDRIWAWFAALTAPAAPVGQP from the coding sequence ATGCGCCTGCCGGCCGAGGGCCAGCCGCGCCGCGACTGCTGGCTCTACGTCCCGAAGACCTACGACAGGGCCAAGCCCTACCCCCTCGTGGTGGTCCTGCACCCGGCCGGCCTCCATGGCTCTCGGTTCGTCTCCGCGTGGGGCCTCGTCGCCGAACGCACAGGGGCATTCCTGGTCGCCGGACCCGAATGCAAGGACCAGAAGAAGCGTCTGTGGGACATGGCGGATGAAAAGGACCTGCTCGCCACCATACGCAAGGTCATGGCCACCTTCCATGTGGACCCCTCGCGCGTGCTCCTCACCGGCTTCTCCCAGGGAGGCACCTACAGCTACACGTTCGGCTTGAGGAGCCCGGAGCTCTTCCGAGCCATCGCCCCCGTGAGCGGAGCCCTCGTGGCCCGACCCGGGCCCGAGGCCGACGCCATCCTGCTAAAAGCCCGCGGCATGGGCATCTACATTGCCCATGGCGCCACCGACGACCGCATCCCCGCCGAGCGCGCCCGGGCCTCACGCGCCCGCCTGGAGCAGGCGGGGTTCACAGTCACCTACCGCGAGGTGCCCCAGCTCGGCCACTTCTTCCCCGATGGAGAGCCCGATCGCATCTGGGCCTGGTTCGCGGCTCTCACTGCCCCTGCCGCGCCAGTCGGGCAGCCCTGA
- a CDS encoding neutral/alkaline non-lysosomal ceramidase N-terminal domain-containing protein, with amino-acid sequence MRAGSARIEITPPKGLPMGGYVARADPAQGIHDPLFARALVLDDGAQRVALISADLPEVTPAFANDVRGRIAQELGIPPTHSLLAVSHTHAGPLVAGHRVNTPDPFYLETLHDRLLGVVRAAARVLRPASIGAGRGKVYLGVNRRAGRQDTGAPQPQGRPGYASPYTRVLVAAEQGGGPLAILFTYGAHPNVLGPENLQISGDYAGFAERAIEENYGGNAVGLFALGFAGDVDAQHSKRSFDEAETLGTALSRAVLEEMKAIRPADGLALRARVLRVPLPLQPPPSLEEAERLLFAERERLNAILGRGEDKAEIIRRRIRVDWASQLVQAAHEGRQAPPLEVELQGIAIGPIALLGVAAKPFAEYEKILLELSPFPHTFPLACVNGSIGYVPTATAFAEGGYEVEAAPRLYGTLPLRPEVESTLRLAFARLLADLTG; translated from the coding sequence ATGCGCGCTGGCAGCGCCCGGATCGAGATCACCCCGCCCAAGGGGCTGCCGATGGGCGGCTACGTGGCCCGGGCCGATCCGGCCCAGGGCATCCACGACCCGCTCTTTGCGCGCGCGCTCGTGCTCGACGACGGCGCGCAGCGTGTGGCCCTGATCTCGGCCGACCTCCCCGAGGTGACCCCCGCCTTTGCGAACGATGTGCGCGGCAGGATCGCCCAAGAGCTTGGCATTCCGCCCACCCACAGCCTCCTGGCCGTCTCGCACACCCACGCCGGGCCGCTCGTCGCCGGCCACCGCGTGAACACCCCCGACCCCTTCTATCTGGAGACCCTCCACGACCGCCTGCTGGGGGTGGTGCGGGCCGCCGCACGCGTCCTGCGCCCCGCCTCCATCGGCGCCGGGCGCGGCAAGGTCTACCTCGGCGTCAACCGCCGGGCCGGCCGGCAAGACACGGGCGCCCCGCAACCCCAGGGTCGCCCCGGCTATGCCTCTCCCTACACGCGCGTCCTGGTCGCCGCCGAGCAGGGCGGCGGGCCCCTCGCCATCCTGTTCACCTATGGCGCCCACCCGAATGTCCTGGGACCCGAGAACCTCCAGATCTCCGGCGACTATGCCGGCTTCGCCGAGCGCGCCATCGAGGAGAACTACGGCGGCAACGCCGTGGGCCTCTTCGCCCTCGGCTTTGCAGGGGACGTGGATGCACAGCACTCGAAGCGCTCCTTCGACGAGGCCGAGACCCTGGGCACGGCGCTCTCCCGGGCCGTGCTGGAGGAGATGAAGGCCATCCGCCCCGCCGACGGGCTCGCCCTGCGCGCCCGCGTCCTCCGCGTGCCGCTGCCGCTCCAGCCGCCGCCCTCGCTCGAGGAGGCCGAACGCCTCCTCTTCGCCGAGCGCGAGCGCCTGAACGCCATCCTCGGACGCGGCGAAGACAAGGCCGAGATCATCCGCCGTCGCATCCGTGTGGACTGGGCCTCGCAGCTCGTCCAGGCGGCGCACGAGGGCCGCCAGGCGCCGCCGCTCGAGGTCGAGCTTCAGGGCATCGCCATCGGCCCGATCGCCCTCCTCGGCGTCGCCGCCAAGCCCTTCGCCGAGTACGAGAAGATTCTGCTGGAGCTCTCCCCGTTTCCCCACACGTTTCCGCTGGCGTGCGTCAACGGGAGCATCGGCTACGTGCCCACGGCGACCGCCTTCGCCGAGGGCGGCTACGAGGTCGAGGCGGCGCCCCGTCTCTATGGCACGCTGCCCCTTCGGCCCGAAGTCGAGAGCACCCTGCGCCTGGCCTTCGCCCGCCTGCTTGCCGACCTGACCGGATAG
- a CDS encoding PQQ-like beta-propeller repeat protein gives MWTAKGIGEGFSTVAVAGGLIYTVGNVGGDALLTALDLAGKTQWQVKVGPAHKVDHPGTRSTPTVDGALLYYENPDGTLSCLEAKSGKQVWALNILGTFGGRNITWALAESPLVDGEQLIVCPGGPEAAMVALDKKTGKTLWVCKGAGDNPGYASPIVVDYQGLRQYVTMTSNAAIGVHARTGALLWRFEHKTSYDCNIPDPIYADGHVFINSGYGSGGELLKLTVEGEKCSVTKVWETKALDNHHGGIVLVNGFLYGSTHRGKWVCLDFKTGAVKYTADGVGKGSVTYADGMLYTYSERGAVGLVKATPDGHDVVSQFRVPAGGKGPNWPHPVVCGGRLYLRHGDLLFAYDIKAQ, from the coding sequence CTGTGGACCGCCAAGGGGATCGGCGAGGGCTTCTCGACGGTGGCCGTGGCGGGCGGCCTGATCTACACGGTGGGCAATGTGGGCGGCGACGCGCTGCTCACAGCGCTCGATCTGGCCGGCAAGACCCAGTGGCAGGTCAAGGTGGGACCCGCGCACAAGGTGGACCATCCCGGCACGCGCAGCACGCCCACGGTGGACGGTGCTCTGCTCTACTACGAGAACCCCGATGGCACGCTCTCGTGCCTCGAGGCCAAGAGCGGCAAGCAGGTCTGGGCGCTCAACATCCTGGGGACTTTTGGCGGCCGCAACATCACCTGGGCGCTCGCCGAGTCGCCCCTCGTGGATGGCGAGCAGTTGATCGTCTGCCCCGGCGGCCCCGAGGCCGCGATGGTCGCACTCGACAAGAAGACCGGCAAGACCCTGTGGGTGTGCAAGGGCGCGGGCGACAACCCCGGCTATGCCTCGCCCATCGTCGTAGACTACCAGGGCCTGCGCCAGTATGTGACCATGACCTCTAACGCCGCCATCGGCGTCCACGCCAGGACCGGCGCCTTGCTGTGGCGCTTCGAGCATAAGACCTCGTACGACTGCAATATCCCCGACCCCATCTACGCCGACGGCCACGTGTTCATCAACAGCGGCTACGGCAGCGGCGGCGAGCTGCTCAAGCTCACAGTCGAGGGTGAGAAGTGCTCCGTCACGAAGGTCTGGGAGACCAAGGCCCTCGATAACCACCATGGCGGCATCGTCCTGGTCAATGGCTTCCTCTACGGCTCTACCCACCGCGGCAAATGGGTGTGCCTGGACTTCAAGACGGGCGCCGTGAAGTACACGGCCGACGGCGTGGGCAAGGGTTCGGTGACGTATGCCGACGGCATGCTCTACACGTATAGCGAGCGCGGCGCCGTGGGCCTCGTGAAGGCCACGCCCGACGGGCACGACGTCGTCAGCCAATTCCGCGTGCCGGCCGGCGGCAAAGGCCCCAATTGGCCGCACCCCGTGGTGTGCGGGGGGCGCCTCTACCTGCGGCACGGCGACCTGTTGTTCGCCTACGACATCAAAGCGCAGTAG
- a CDS encoding FMN-binding protein — MIPRIPVLALLLSLAGATAGESKLDEALRTLRVPPAWLDEVQTNYNTQTPWKDARLHIRQLLAEGKNREAIKLTYLYHVVQKNGSADGHEYPMYLYLGGEHAWALKVYAERLAPKPKGAVFEYNALASLYARFGEYAKAIQTLQDGLAHLPDPPWAINGRASLNDRLGDLYAQMGDLAKARQHYEEAIRLFPTSDQPYGRHLLHRNAAKVQAKLDLMNRKALDIKALQDGTYRGTSLGYVKDVVATVRLAGGKIADIRLQHEEKIDLGATKSVPKQILERQGLDVDAVTGATVTTQAIVEAVYRALQQAGMK, encoded by the coding sequence ATGATCCCACGCATCCCCGTGCTCGCGTTGCTGCTGAGCCTGGCGGGCGCCACCGCCGGCGAGTCGAAGCTCGACGAGGCCCTCCGCACCCTCCGGGTGCCGCCCGCCTGGCTCGACGAGGTCCAGACCAACTACAACACGCAAACGCCGTGGAAGGACGCGCGCCTGCACATCCGCCAGCTCCTCGCCGAGGGCAAGAACCGCGAGGCCATCAAGCTCACCTACCTCTACCACGTCGTGCAGAAGAACGGCTCGGCCGACGGCCACGAGTACCCCATGTACCTCTATCTCGGCGGCGAGCATGCCTGGGCGCTGAAGGTCTACGCCGAGCGCCTCGCGCCCAAGCCCAAGGGCGCCGTCTTCGAGTACAACGCCCTCGCCTCGCTGTACGCCCGATTCGGCGAGTACGCCAAGGCGATCCAGACGCTTCAGGACGGCCTCGCACACCTGCCCGACCCGCCGTGGGCGATCAACGGCCGGGCCAGCCTGAACGACAGGCTGGGCGACCTCTACGCCCAGATGGGCGACCTGGCGAAGGCCCGGCAGCACTACGAGGAGGCCATCCGCCTCTTCCCCACCTCGGACCAGCCCTACGGCCGCCACCTGCTCCACCGCAACGCCGCCAAGGTGCAGGCCAAGCTCGACCTCATGAACCGCAAAGCCCTCGACATCAAGGCCCTCCAGGACGGCACCTACCGTGGCACCAGCCTGGGCTACGTCAAGGACGTGGTCGCCACGGTGAGGCTCGCGGGCGGGAAGATCGCCGACATCAGGCTCCAGCACGAGGAGAAGATTGACCTGGGCGCGACCAAGAGCGTGCCGAAGCAGATCCTCGAGCGCCAGGGCCTGGACGTGGACGCCGTCACCGGCGCCACGGTCACCACGCAGGCCATCGTCGAGGCCGTCTACCGCGCCCTCCAGCAGGCCGGGATGAAGTGA
- a CDS encoding DNA adenine methylase has product MIAFGYYGGKFSHLDFILPLLPTHFTHFCEPFGGSAAVLINRPPAPVETYNDLDSEVTNFFRCLRDQGEELVRLISLTPFSREELVKACTPEPCLSPLERARRFFVRARQTRTGLAQTSSEGRWAHCVLTSRAAMAGAVSRWLGSVEGLPQIVQRFQRVQVENAPAIEVIRRYDSPETLFYCDPPYPHEARGDVKAYGFEMTDREHAELAEVLRGVRGAAAVSGYRCSLMDRLYDGWRRVDAPTRLCNSSKGERTESVWLNYPPFTYPTAEGTVKASASCLFEKRIQYKVRKRAKKE; this is encoded by the coding sequence ATGATCGCGTTCGGCTACTACGGCGGCAAGTTCTCCCATCTCGACTTCATCCTGCCATTGCTGCCCACGCACTTCACTCATTTCTGTGAACCGTTCGGCGGGTCCGCTGCTGTGCTGATCAACCGCCCGCCCGCTCCCGTTGAGACGTATAATGATCTCGACTCGGAGGTGACGAACTTCTTTCGCTGCCTTCGCGATCAAGGAGAGGAGTTGGTCAGGCTCATTAGCCTCACTCCTTTCTCTCGCGAAGAGTTGGTCAAGGCATGTACCCCGGAACCGTGCCTGAGTCCACTGGAGCGCGCGCGACGGTTCTTCGTACGGGCGCGCCAGACTCGCACCGGACTCGCCCAGACAAGCTCAGAGGGACGCTGGGCGCACTGTGTTCTTACGTCGCGTGCGGCAATGGCGGGGGCCGTGTCGCGATGGCTTGGAAGCGTAGAAGGCCTACCTCAGATCGTTCAGCGCTTCCAGCGTGTTCAGGTTGAGAACGCACCCGCTATCGAGGTTATCCGGCGCTACGACTCACCAGAGACCCTCTTCTACTGCGACCCGCCCTATCCCCACGAGGCGCGCGGGGATGTGAAGGCGTACGGATTCGAGATGACCGACCGCGAACATGCGGAGCTGGCCGAGGTCCTGCGTGGGGTCCGTGGAGCGGCCGCCGTCTCCGGCTACCGCTGCTCACTCATGGACCGGCTCTACGATGGCTGGCGGCGCGTGGATGCACCAACACGCCTCTGCAATTCCTCCAAAGGGGAACGCACCGAATCAGTCTGGCTGAACTACCCGCCTTTCACCTATCCAACTGCTGAAGGCACGGTGAAGGCCAGTGCCTCGTGCCTGTTCGAAAAGCGAATTCAGTACAAGGTGCGGAAGCGTGCCAAGAAAGAGTAG
- a CDS encoding restriction endonuclease, SacI family gives MDAIRSCINHRQVAYRFCLPTQLLGKLTNPSLDCLRLQRKKGDLGDVTGWDARSLASKVVAPFNQEQECILGASSDPYVGNPMRIPRMVRNDSSKKDVAGWNVLVEVLEQVESRGSPEYTLSIFRQVLLEMFRRQQTLRFSYPLPPRVSLDAALALGRQFLGEKSGGDRALALCGALFDAIGSHFGLYARVNRARINASDEAIGQAADLECVDADGKVVIAVEVKDRILTLADVEGTLRKSRQRAIKDIFFAASAVQADHKSAIEERVAKAFAGGQNLYVFDFFDLARSVLALGGEAMRATFLRKIGEHLDSWNTQPANRQAWKQLLESI, from the coding sequence GTGGATGCCATCCGCTCCTGTATCAATCACAGACAAGTTGCATACAGATTCTGCCTGCCCACCCAGCTCCTTGGGAAGCTCACGAACCCATCGCTCGACTGCCTACGTCTTCAGAGGAAGAAGGGCGACCTAGGTGACGTAACCGGTTGGGACGCCCGCAGCCTAGCGAGCAAAGTGGTTGCCCCCTTCAACCAAGAACAGGAGTGCATCCTCGGCGCATCGAGCGATCCCTATGTAGGGAACCCCATGCGCATTCCGCGCATGGTTCGGAATGACTCAAGCAAGAAGGATGTAGCGGGCTGGAACGTCTTGGTAGAGGTGCTCGAGCAGGTGGAATCGCGAGGCAGTCCTGAGTACACGTTGTCGATCTTCCGGCAGGTGCTTCTCGAGATGTTCCGCCGCCAACAGACTCTCCGCTTTTCCTACCCGCTGCCTCCACGTGTCAGCTTGGATGCTGCCCTGGCTCTCGGGCGTCAGTTTCTTGGCGAGAAGTCGGGTGGTGATCGTGCCCTCGCGCTCTGCGGGGCGCTGTTCGATGCCATTGGCAGCCATTTCGGTCTTTACGCGCGAGTGAACCGCGCCAGGATCAATGCCAGCGACGAGGCCATTGGCCAGGCAGCGGACCTGGAATGTGTGGATGCCGATGGCAAGGTTGTCATCGCCGTAGAGGTCAAAGATCGGATCTTGACTCTGGCGGACGTCGAGGGCACACTCCGCAAGTCGCGTCAACGCGCGATCAAGGATATCTTCTTCGCGGCAAGCGCGGTCCAGGCCGATCACAAGAGCGCCATCGAAGAACGAGTTGCCAAGGCATTCGCTGGAGGCCAGAACCTGTACGTATTCGACTTCTTCGACCTGGCTCGAAGCGTGCTTGCCCTCGGTGGTGAAGCAATGCGAGCCACCTTCCTCCGCAAGATCGGTGAGCACCTGGACTCCTGGAATACGCAACCCGCCAATCGCCAAGCCTGGAAGCAGCTGCTTGAGTCGATATAG
- a CDS encoding 4Fe-4S binding protein, producing the protein MLFLAILLHVAWPYGDRFSTRLFADKERVPAELFLWLDPLASAAAALAGRCVGVFLLWAAGILAVSLVLPRVFCSHLCPLGATIDLADWAVGRRLKRLHLRRRGAWVHAKYYVLAAVLAAGAFGGMLAGYVAAIPVTTRGYVFLLAPAQLAAMKHASMVRPVSWDYWLSLALFMSIIGLGVLGRRFWCRTLCPSGALFSLVSPLRLRERRVTAACIGCGKCVRACSFDAIRPDFSTRSAECAFCPDCAAVCPVDAIEFAWRHQGRRASCHSEQSEAKSRNLSGGERTAGENAARAKAGPPERCFDKLSMTDVGCIPRSHEPVDGDRGAWPYDPSLSRRALLGASASGALAAVGIAAGPRPKLLRPPGSLREDRFLQRCVRCGLCLKVCPGPVLHPAGLSAGLEAVWTPVAVPSWAGCHQDCNFCGQACPTGAIRALPIAAKRKTHMGLAVVNPKTCLPHSGRRDCQLCYDECRAAGYHAIEMREIRLEVGNVPEGVMSAAELDEASRILAPFVKPEACVGCGLCEYRCGVTWAKQQHLLDSSAIVVVAENEDRPA; encoded by the coding sequence ATGCTGTTCCTTGCCATCCTCCTCCATGTGGCCTGGCCGTACGGCGATCGGTTCTCGACGCGCCTCTTCGCCGACAAGGAGCGGGTGCCGGCCGAGCTGTTCCTGTGGCTCGACCCGCTGGCCTCGGCCGCGGCGGCGCTCGCGGGCCGTTGCGTGGGGGTGTTCCTGTTGTGGGCAGCGGGCATTCTGGCCGTCTCGCTCGTCCTGCCGCGCGTGTTCTGCTCGCACCTGTGCCCGCTGGGCGCGACGATTGACCTGGCCGACTGGGCCGTGGGCCGTCGGCTGAAGCGGCTGCATTTGCGCCGGCGCGGAGCCTGGGTCCATGCGAAGTACTATGTGCTCGCGGCAGTTCTGGCGGCGGGAGCTTTCGGCGGCATGCTCGCCGGCTACGTGGCGGCGATCCCCGTGACGACGCGCGGCTACGTGTTCCTCCTCGCCCCGGCCCAGCTCGCGGCGATGAAACACGCGAGCATGGTGCGGCCGGTGTCGTGGGACTACTGGCTCTCGCTTGCGCTGTTCATGAGCATCATCGGGCTGGGGGTTCTCGGGCGGCGGTTCTGGTGCCGCACGCTGTGCCCGAGCGGGGCGCTCTTCTCGCTCGTCAGCCCGCTGCGGCTGCGCGAGCGACGGGTCACGGCGGCGTGCATCGGGTGCGGCAAGTGCGTGAGGGCGTGCTCGTTCGACGCGATTCGGCCCGATTTCTCGACGCGGTCCGCCGAGTGCGCCTTCTGCCCCGACTGCGCCGCGGTCTGCCCGGTGGACGCCATCGAGTTCGCGTGGCGGCATCAAGGCCGTCGCGCCTCTTGTCATTCCGAGCAAAGCGAGGCGAAGTCGAGGAACCTCTCTGGGGGCGAGCGCACCGCAGGGGAGAATGCCGCGCGTGCGAAGGCCGGCCCCCCCGAAAGGTGCTTCGACAAGCTCAGCATGACAGACGTGGGGTGCATCCCGCGCTCTCACGAGCCGGTTGACGGCGATCGCGGTGCCTGGCCCTATGACCCCAGCCTCTCGCGGCGCGCTCTCCTCGGGGCATCAGCCTCAGGCGCTTTGGCTGCCGTGGGCATCGCGGCCGGGCCGCGGCCCAAGCTGCTGCGCCCGCCCGGCAGCCTGCGCGAGGACCGGTTCCTTCAGCGCTGCGTGCGCTGCGGCCTGTGCCTGAAGGTCTGCCCCGGTCCCGTGCTGCATCCCGCGGGCCTCTCGGCCGGGCTCGAGGCGGTGTGGACGCCGGTCGCCGTGCCCTCGTGGGCGGGATGCCACCAGGACTGCAATTTCTGCGGCCAGGCCTGCCCCACGGGCGCGATTCGCGCGCTGCCCATTGCGGCGAAGCGGAAGACGCACATGGGCCTGGCCGTGGTGAACCCGAAGACGTGTCTGCCGCACAGCGGGCGGCGCGACTGCCAGCTCTGCTACGACGAGTGCCGCGCGGCCGGTTACCACGCCATCGAGATGCGCGAGATTCGCCTCGAGGTAGGCAACGTGCCCGAGGGCGTGATGTCGGCCGCGGAACTCGACGAGGCGAGCCGCATCCTCGCCCCGTTCGTCAAGCCCGAGGCCTGCGTGGGCTGCGGTCTGTGCGAGTACCGCTGCGGCGTGACCTGGGCCAAGCAGCAGCACCTGCTGGACTCCAGCGCCATCGTTGTGGTGGCGGAGAATGAAGACAGGCCCGCGTGA
- a CDS encoding biotin transporter BioY, giving the protein MNSSNAVASVWTREVVADRRTVAAIGVGAMVACLALAAEVRLYTPLSEVPFTLQTFFVLVAGAGLGPRLGTVALSSYLALGAVGAPIFTGQWLGATTGYLVGFVAAGWVIGALVRRAAAPSLGRLVLAMALGDALLLACGAAWLAFGIGFGVPAAVARGITPFVAVEAAKIAVAAALCRSYEKRLRALFP; this is encoded by the coding sequence GTGAACAGTTCAAACGCCGTGGCTTCGGTGTGGACGCGCGAGGTGGTGGCCGATCGCCGCACGGTGGCGGCCATCGGGGTGGGCGCGATGGTGGCGTGCCTGGCGCTCGCCGCCGAGGTGCGCCTCTACACGCCGCTGAGCGAGGTGCCGTTCACGCTTCAGACGTTTTTCGTGCTGGTCGCAGGCGCGGGGCTGGGGCCGCGGCTGGGCACGGTGGCCCTGTCGTCCTATCTCGCGCTCGGCGCGGTGGGCGCGCCCATCTTCACGGGCCAGTGGCTGGGTGCCACAACGGGCTATCTCGTGGGCTTCGTGGCGGCGGGGTGGGTGATCGGCGCGCTGGTGCGCCGCGCGGCCGCGCCGTCCCTGGGCCGCCTTGTGCTGGCGATGGCGCTGGGCGACGCGCTGCTGCTCGCCTGCGGCGCCGCATGGCTGGCGTTTGGCATCGGCTTCGGAGTGCCCGCGGCCGTTGCTCGCGGCATCACGCCCTTTGTCGCCGTCGAAGCGGCCAAGATCGCCGTTGCGGCCGCCCTGTGCCGTAGCTACGAGAAGCGGTTGCGCGCGCTCTTCCCCTGA